From Microbacterium sp. CGR2:
AGCGCACTCCCGGTGGCGACCCGCTGATGCTCGCGCTCACCGGCACCCCCCTGATCAACGACGTCGAGGACTTCGACGCGATCTGGCGCTTCCTCGGGTGGACCACGGGCGAGAAGCCGGGTCCTGAACTGATGGAGAAGCTCGAGGCCACCGGTTTCACCCCCGCTGACAAGGCCTTCTACCCGGAGGCCCGCGAGGCTGTCATCTCGATGGGCATCGTCCGTCGGAAGAAGAAGGACGTCGCCGCCGATCTCCCGGACAAGCTCGTCGCCGACCTGCCGGTGCAGCTCGACGACGAGTTCGGCCGCAGCATCCGCCAGGCCGAACGCGAACTCGGGGAACGGCTCGCTGCGCGCTACCGCCGCAACATCGAAGCGCGTTCGTCGTCGGCTGGGTCCGCCGGGGGGTCGCGAGGGCTCGCGGGAGCGATCGACGAGGACGTCGTGCGTCTGGTCGCTCAGAACGAGCTCGAGGAGTCGAAGGCCGCCGGTACCGGGGGCGACAACGTCTTCACGATGGTGCGCCGCATCGGTCAGGCCAAGGCAGGGCTCGCAGCGGACTACGCCGCGCAGCTGCAGCGCTCAGTCGGCAAGGTCGTGTTCTTCGCGAAGCACATCGACGTCATGGATCAGGCTGAGGCGCACTTCGCCGCTGCCGGCATCCGGTCGGTGTCGATTCGCGGCGACCAGTCATCCACCGTGCGCCAGCAGGCGATCGATGACTTCAACGGCGATCCCGACGTCGGTATCGCGGTCTGCTCGCTGACCGCTGCGGGTGTGGGGCTCAACATGCAGGCCGCCTCCAACGTCGTTCTCGCCGAGTTGTCGTGGACGGCAGCAGAGCAGACGCAGGCCATCGATCGCGTGCACCGCATCGGTCAGGGCGAGCCGGTCACGGCATGGCGGATCATCGCAGCGCACACGATAGACACGAAGATCGCCGAACTCATCGACCAGAAGCAGGGCCTTGCTGCCCGCGCGCTGGACGGGGAGGCGATGGACGAGGTCGCGGCCGAGCCGGTGCAGCTGGCAGCGCTGATGCATCTTCTGCGTCAGGCGCTGAGCGGATCGAGCTCCTAAAGATTCCGGGTTCTTAACGCACAATCCGGGCCTTGTCGTGGCGATCGTCTCAAGATCGTCGGGAGTGGTTCGAACAGGCGGCAAGATCGGTGCTTTTCGCCACCTTCGAATGGCGCCGAGCGGCGGCATGCCGCTAGTGTCGAAACAGGCAGCGTCGCCTTTCCCCTTTCTCCCGAACGTCTGAAGGCACCAGCATGAAGATCGGCATCCTGACGAGCGGCGGCGACTGCCCCGGCCTCAACGCGGTCATCCGCGGAATCGTGCTCAAGGGCACCACGGCTTACGACCTCGAGTTCGTCGGCATCCGCGACGGCTGGCGAGGCGTCGTGGAAGGCGACTTCATGCCGCTGACCCGGCACGAGGTCAAGGGTCTCTCCAAGGTCGGCGGCACGATCCTCGGAACCAGCCGCACCAACCCGTACGAGGGAGAGCGCGGGGGAGCGGACAACATCGCCAAGACCCTGTACGGCCACAAGATCGACGGCATCATCGCGATCGGCGGCGAGGGTACGCTCGCCGCGGCGGATCGGCTCTCGAAGGATGGGATCAAGGTCATCGGCGTGCCGAAGACCATCGACAACGACCTCCAGGCCACCGACTACTCCTTCGGCTTCGATACCGCGGTCAACATCGCCACGGACGCGATGGACCGTCTTCGTACGACCGGCGACTCCCACCAGCGCTGCATGGTGGCCGAGGTCATGGGTCGTCACGTGGGATGGATCGCGCTGCACGCGGGGATGGCCGCAGGCGCTCACATCATCTGCATCCCCGAGGTGCCGATGTCGATCGACGACATCACCGCGCTGGTCACGAGCGCGCACGACCGTGGTCGTGCTCCGCTGGTCGTCGTCTCCGAGGGCTTCAAGCTGCTCGGCATGGAAGAGGCTTACAGCGACAAGGGTCTCGATGCGTTCAACCGCCCCCGTCTGGGCGGAATCGGCGACCAGCTCGCCCCCGAGATCGAACGCATCACCGGAATCGAGACGCGTGCGACGATTCTCGGCCACATCCAGCGCGGCGGATCGCCTTCGGCGTTCGATCGTGTTCTCGCGACCCGTCTCGGTCTGCACGCAGCGGACGCGATCGTCGAGGGTGCCTGGGGTCAGATGGTGGCGATGCAGGGCACCGATATCGTTCGGGTTCCTTTCGCCGATGCGCTGGGCGAGTTGAACACCGTTCCGCGGTACCGCTACGACGAGGCCGCGGCACTCTTCGGCTGAGCCCCCGCGCGCTCAGGACTCCGCGAGTCCGAGGGTGTCGAGCAGCCAGGCGAGTTCGAAGGCGCGTTCCTTCCAGGAGTTGTAGCGCCCGCTGACGCCTCCGTGCCCGGCGACCATCTCGCACTTCAGGAGGACGTCGGATGCTCCGGCTTCTCGCAGGCGTGCGACCCACTTGGCCGGCTCGACGTACGCGACACGAGAGTCGTTGAGTGAGGTCACGGCGAGGATGCGCGGGTAGGCGACGCCGTCGCGAACGTTCTCGTACGGCGAGTACGACTTCATGTAGGCGTACACCTCGGCATCGTGCAGCGGGTCGCCCCACTCGTCCCATTCGATGACCGTGAGCGGCAGCGACGGGTCCAGGATCGTCGTCAGGGCGTCGACGAACGGAACGGCGGCGAGGATGCCGGCGAAGAGCTCGGGGGCGAGATTCGCGACGGCGCCCATCAGTAGCCCTCCGGCGCTGCCGCCCTCGGCGACGAGCCGCTCCGGGGTGGTGACCCCCGTGATGACGAGGTGTTCGGCGCAGGCGACGAAGTCCGTGAAGGTGTTGCGCTTGTTGCGCAGCTTGCCGTCCTCGTACCACTGCCGCCCCATCTCCCCGCCGCCGCGCACATGGGCCACCGCGAAGATCACGCCGCGATCCAGCTCGGACAGACGGGCGACGGAGAATCCGGGGTCGATCGAATGCTCGTAGGAGCCGTAGCCGTAGAGGTGAACCGGTCGGGCCTCGGACCCCGGCTCGCCGAACGATCGCCTCCAGACGAGCGAGATGGGCACCCGCGTGCCGTCCGACGCGGTCGCCCACTCGCGTCGCTGTCCGTACTCGGCGGAGTCATGCCCACCCAGAACCGCGACCTGCTTGCGCAACAGCAGTTCGCCGGACGCGAGGTCGAGTTCGTAGACCGTTCCCGGTGTGACGAACGAGGTGTAGCCCAGTCGCAGGTAGGGCGCGTGCCACTCGGGATTCCCGCTCACCCCCGCCGAGAAGAGCGGCTCATCGAACGCGATCTCCTCGACAGAGCTCGTGGAGTAGTCGAGCAGTCCGACCCGCTCGAGGCCTTCGCTGCGGTATTCGACCGTCGCGAAGTCGCGGAACGCATCCATGCCGAGCAAGCGCCTGCCCTGCTCGTGTGCGACGATCGTCTCGCGCGGCCCCTGCGGGTCGGATGCCGCCACCGAAACGAGCTCGAAGTCCAAGGCTCCGTCGTTGTGCAGGATGAGGAGGCGGTCCTCGCCGTCGACCACGGCGTGATCCAGGGAGTACTCGACGCCCTCGCGACGCGGCCAGACGATTCGAGGTTCGGCGGTGAGCTCTCCCGCGAGGTCGACGAGGTATTCCTCACTGGTGATGCTCGAGCCGACCCCGATGACGAGGTACCGGCGACTGCGAGTGATCCCGGCGCCGAGCCAGAACTTCTCGTCCGGCTCGTGGAAGAGTCGGACGTCGTCGGATACGGGAGTGCCGAGGCGATGCAGCCACAGCGTGTCGGGGCGCCAGGCGTCGTCGCGGGTCGTGTAGAGAACGCCGGATCCATCCGGAGTGAAGAACGCGCCTCCGGTGTTCGGGATCTCGTCCGGGAGCGTCGTTCCCGAGGAGAGGTCGCGCACATGCACGGTGTACAGCTCGTCGCCTTCGAAGTCGGTCGACCACAGCAGCTTCGTGGCATCGTCCGACGTGTCGAACGCTCCGAGTGAGAAGAACTCGTGACCCTGCGCCTCAGCGTTGGCGTCGAGCAACACGACCTCACCGGGCACCGGAACGCCGGGCTCCAAGCGCGGGGGAGTCCAGTCATCGGGTGCCGCGGCGGCCCGGCAGTGGATGCCGTACTGGGCGCCCTCCTCGGTGCGGCTGTAGTACCACCAGTCGCCGCGCCGGGTGGGGACCGAGAGATCGGTTTCCTGCACCCGTCCCTTGATCTCGTCGAACAGGGTCTCGCGCAGCGCGGAGAGATGGGCGGTCGCGGCCTCGGTGTGCGCGTTCTCGGCCTCGAGGTGGCTGATCACGTCGCTCGATTCCTTCGCGCGGAGCCATTCGTACGGGTCGTCGAAGGTCTCGCCGTGATGGCTGCGAAGGGTGGAACGGCGTTCTGCGATGGGGGCGTCAGTCACCGTTCCACGGTATCCCAGGTCGAGTTGACCGGCACCGGGCAGGGTGGGAGGATTTACCGGGGCCGGTTAACGGAAGTCAAACCCACGGTGAACTCTTCGTTCGTCACGTCGATCCCGTCGACACCTCCTTCTTCCTCAACTACCGAAAGCGAACGGTGGAAACCGCAGCCCTCATCGTCGTGCTTGTCATCGCGCTGGCACTCTTCTTCGACTTCACGAACGGCTTTCACGACACCGCGAACGCGATGGCCACGCCCATCGCCACCGGTGCCCTGAAGCCCAAGACCGCCGTCCTGCTCGCGGCCGTGCTCAATCTCATCGGCGCGTTCCTGTCGACGGAGGTGTCCAAGACCATCTCCGGCGGAATCATCCAGGAAGACGCGATCATCGCCGCGGGGGCGGAGCTGTTCCTGGCGTTGATCTTCGCGGGCCTCATCGGCGCCATCACGTGGAACATGCTCACCTGGCTGCTCGGGCTGCCCTCGAGCTCCTCTCACGCACTCTTCGGCGGCCTCATCGGCGCCACCCTGGTGGGAGCGGGCCTCGGGGGCATCGACTTCGGCGCGGTGCTGTCGAAGATCGTCCTGCCCGCGCTGATCGCGCCGCTCACGGCAGGCCTCATAGCCTTCGCCGCCACCAAGATCGCGTATTCGATCACGCGGCGGTACGACGGGAAACCGGATGGCCGGGACGGATTCCGTTGGGGACAGATCTTCACGTCCTCTCTGGTCGCGCTCGCGCACGGAACGAACGACGCTCAGAAGACGATGGGCGTCATCACCCTCGCCATGATCACCATCGGCTGGCAGTCCGGCGCTCAGCACGAGCCGCAACTCTGGGTGATCGTCGCCTGCGCGTTCACGATCGCCTTGGGCACCTACCTCGGTGGGTGGCGCATCATCCGAACCCTCGGAAAGGGGCTCACCGACGTCAAGCCCGCGCAGGGCTTCGCCGCGGAGAGTTCCACGGCCGCAACGATCCTCGCCTCCAGCGCTCTCGGATTCGCGCTCTCCACGACTCAGGTGGCCTCGGGGTCGGTCATCGGGTCCGGTCTCGGGCGGCGCGGGTCGACGGTGCGCTGGCGCACTGCCGGGCGAATCGGCATCGGGTGGTTGCTGACCCTGCCCGCCGCCGGCGGCGTGGGGGCGCTGGCGGCACTGCTCGTGGTCTGGCTCGGCCCGTGGGGAGTCGCCATCGACGCTGTCCTCGCCGTCCTCATCATCCTCGGCCTGTTCATGCGTTCCCGTCGCAATGCGGTGACCCATGCGAATGCCATGAGTGACGTCGCCGAATCAGGACTCGCCGTGGAACTGCCCGACACACCGCCGCCGACCCGGCGTCAGCAGCGGGTCGCACTCGCCAAGGCGGAGGCGAAAGCGCGCGCCGCGGCGCGCGACAAGGCGAAGACCGAGGCGAAAGCGCGGAAGGTCGAAGCCAGATCGAAGTCGAAGCAGACGACGACGCTCGACGCAGACCGGAACGGAGACTCCGCATGAACGTCGTCATCGACTGGTTCGCGTTCCTCCAGGTCTTCCTCGCCGCGCTCGTCGGTGCGACCGCCATCGTCACCTTCTACTCCCTGGGACTGCGGCTTCTCGTCCGAAGCGGACGCGCTCCGGTCGTGAGCCCCGCGGAGTTCACCGACGCGATCACCGTCATCTCCGAGAAGGAGCTCCGCCGCGCGGCGAAGCAGGCGGCGAAGGCTGCCAAGAAGAGCCCGCTGACCGACAACCAGAAGTCCGTGGCTCTCGTCGGCGCGTACGGATGCTTCACCATGTGCGCCGTCGCCGTGATCGCCGGCATCCTGATCATCGTCGTCGGGCACTGATTGTCGGACGGCCGCCTAGGCTGAAGCCATGTCAGCAGGAAACGGCAGCGGCTACATGTTCGGTCGGCACCGTCCGGCGTCCCACGTCATCATCCACGTCAGCGATCCGCACTTCCTTGCGGCGGGCGCGCGGCTGGGGGGACGCTACGACGTCGAGGCGAATTTCGCCCGCACTCTGCAGGCGATCCGGGTGGTGCATCCACACCCTGCGGCGATCGTCGTGACAGGCGACCTCGCCGATCTGGGAGAGCCGGAAGCCTATCGACGCCTGCGCGCCGCCGTCGAGCCGGTGGCAGCCGAGTTGGGCTCGCCGGTCATCTGGGTGGCGGGCAACCATGACGAGCGTCCGGCACTGCGCCGTGACCTCCTCGACCTCGCCCCGACTCAAGAGCCGGTCACCGGAGTCTGGGATCTCGACGGCCTTCGTCTCATCGCGCTCGACACGAGTGTTCCTGGCTGGCATCACGGAGACCTCGACGACGCTCAGCTGTCGTGGCTGGCCGATATCCTCTCTCGGCCGGCGCCGCACGGCACGCTGCTCGCCATGCACCATCCGCCGCTGCCGAGCCATCTGCCTCTCTTCGACATCCTCGAGCTGCGCCATCAGGACGAACTGGCTGAGATCGTCCGAGGCAGCGACGTTCGTGGCATCCTCGCCGGTCACCTGCACTATTCCGCGCACGGAATGTTCGCCGGCGTTCCCGTGAGCGTGGCTTCGGCGACCTGCTACACGATGAACGTCGCGCGGCCGCCGGCGGATGTCAACGGCATGGATGCCGCTCAGGCGTTCCAGCTCGTGCACGTGCATCCCGAGACGATCACACACACCGTGGTGCCGGTGACCGACGCTCCCACGGGGGAGTACTTCTCCGAGGAGTGGCTCGAGCGCATGGCGGAGCTCACGCCGGAGGAGCGACTCGAGGCCTTCTCTCGCAAGCGTTCAAGCGGAGCCGCGTAGACTGGAAGCATCCCCCGACCTCCCACCCGCCACGACCCACAAGGATGTGACATGGCTTCTGCCGCGCCTGCCCTGACCCGCACCGAGACCGATTCCCTCGGGAGCATGGAGATTCCCGTCGACGCGTATTGGGGTATCCATACCGCGCGCGCCGACGCGAACTTCCCGATCACCAAGCGTCCCATCTCGGTGTATCCCGACCTGGTGGTCGCGCTCGCGATGGTGAAGCAGGCAAGCGCCAGGGCGAACCGCGAGATCGGGGTGCTGGACCCGGAGCGTGCGGATCTGATCGACCGCGCAGCACAGCGTGTGATCGACGGCGAGTTCCACGAGCAGTTCACCGTCGGTGTCATCCAGGGTGGCGCGGGAACGTCGACCAACATGAACGCGAACGAGGTCATCACCAACATCGCGCTCGAGATGGCGGGCCGCGAGAAGGGCGACTACGCCTACCTGTCGCCTATCGACCACACCAATCGCAGCCAGTCGACCAACGACGTGTACCCGA
This genomic window contains:
- a CDS encoding 6-phosphofructokinase, giving the protein MKIGILTSGGDCPGLNAVIRGIVLKGTTAYDLEFVGIRDGWRGVVEGDFMPLTRHEVKGLSKVGGTILGTSRTNPYEGERGGADNIAKTLYGHKIDGIIAIGGEGTLAAADRLSKDGIKVIGVPKTIDNDLQATDYSFGFDTAVNIATDAMDRLRTTGDSHQRCMVAEVMGRHVGWIALHAGMAAGAHIICIPEVPMSIDDITALVTSAHDRGRAPLVVVSEGFKLLGMEEAYSDKGLDAFNRPRLGGIGDQLAPEIERITGIETRATILGHIQRGGSPSAFDRVLATRLGLHAADAIVEGAWGQMVAMQGTDIVRVPFADALGELNTVPRYRYDEAAALFG
- a CDS encoding S9 family peptidase translates to MTDAPIAERRSTLRSHHGETFDDPYEWLRAKESSDVISHLEAENAHTEAATAHLSALRETLFDEIKGRVQETDLSVPTRRGDWWYYSRTEEGAQYGIHCRAAAAPDDWTPPRLEPGVPVPGEVVLLDANAEAQGHEFFSLGAFDTSDDATKLLWSTDFEGDELYTVHVRDLSSGTTLPDEIPNTGGAFFTPDGSGVLYTTRDDAWRPDTLWLHRLGTPVSDDVRLFHEPDEKFWLGAGITRSRRYLVIGVGSSITSEEYLVDLAGELTAEPRIVWPRREGVEYSLDHAVVDGEDRLLILHNDGALDFELVSVAASDPQGPRETIVAHEQGRRLLGMDAFRDFATVEYRSEGLERVGLLDYSTSSVEEIAFDEPLFSAGVSGNPEWHAPYLRLGYTSFVTPGTVYELDLASGELLLRKQVAVLGGHDSAEYGQRREWATASDGTRVPISLVWRRSFGEPGSEARPVHLYGYGSYEHSIDPGFSVARLSELDRGVIFAVAHVRGGGEMGRQWYEDGKLRNKRNTFTDFVACAEHLVITGVTTPERLVAEGGSAGGLLMGAVANLAPELFAGILAAVPFVDALTTILDPSLPLTVIEWDEWGDPLHDAEVYAYMKSYSPYENVRDGVAYPRILAVTSLNDSRVAYVEPAKWVARLREAGASDVLLKCEMVAGHGGVSGRYNSWKERAFELAWLLDTLGLAES
- a CDS encoding inorganic phosphate transporter produces the protein METAALIVVLVIALALFFDFTNGFHDTANAMATPIATGALKPKTAVLLAAVLNLIGAFLSTEVSKTISGGIIQEDAIIAAGAELFLALIFAGLIGAITWNMLTWLLGLPSSSSHALFGGLIGATLVGAGLGGIDFGAVLSKIVLPALIAPLTAGLIAFAATKIAYSITRRYDGKPDGRDGFRWGQIFTSSLVALAHGTNDAQKTMGVITLAMITIGWQSGAQHEPQLWVIVACAFTIALGTYLGGWRIIRTLGKGLTDVKPAQGFAAESSTAATILASSALGFALSTTQVASGSVIGSGLGRRGSTVRWRTAGRIGIGWLLTLPAAGGVGALAALLVVWLGPWGVAIDAVLAVLIILGLFMRSRRNAVTHANAMSDVAESGLAVELPDTPPPTRRQQRVALAKAEAKARAAARDKAKTEAKARKVEARSKSKQTTTLDADRNGDSA
- a CDS encoding peptidase; the protein is MNVVIDWFAFLQVFLAALVGATAIVTFYSLGLRLLVRSGRAPVVSPAEFTDAITVISEKELRRAAKQAAKAAKKSPLTDNQKSVALVGAYGCFTMCAVAVIAGILIIVVGH
- a CDS encoding metallophosphoesterase yields the protein MSAGNGSGYMFGRHRPASHVIIHVSDPHFLAAGARLGGRYDVEANFARTLQAIRVVHPHPAAIVVTGDLADLGEPEAYRRLRAAVEPVAAELGSPVIWVAGNHDERPALRRDLLDLAPTQEPVTGVWDLDGLRLIALDTSVPGWHHGDLDDAQLSWLADILSRPAPHGTLLAMHHPPLPSHLPLFDILELRHQDELAEIVRGSDVRGILAGHLHYSAHGMFAGVPVSVASATCYTMNVARPPADVNGMDAAQAFQLVHVHPETITHTVVPVTDAPTGEYFSEEWLERMAELTPEERLEAFSRKRSSGAA